The DNA window CATTTTGCTTCTAGGTGGCCAAGTGGCATTTCGGGTCTTCCTGAAATCTGAGTTCTGTGAGGAGAATCTGGAGTTTTGGCTTGCCTGTGAAGAGTTCAAGTCCATCACCAGTCCAGAGAAGCTTGCCTGGAAAGCTACTAGCATTTATGAAGAATTCATCCAAAGTGACTCCCGTATGGAGGTAGAAACACATTATATTATCATTATCACAGTACCATCATGTATATCACTTCATGTTCCTTATAGTGATAATAAATGAGTGACTTTCTTTGCAAGTTATaccgatttaaaaaaatatatatatttagaaatTCCCCATGAGTAACTCTGTACCTGCTGCAAAGTGGGAGAATATAATATTTAAACTTTCCAGGAAGACATGAAGGAAAACTATAATAGATTTAAAAGTAACCTACTTCTAAAACCAAATTAGATGAAGAACGACTGACACGTATGATAATAGTGTATAAATAGGGTTATTTAAGGTTGTGTCGATGTGTGATTAATGCATTTTTTTTCTCAAATCAGGTCAACGTCGATTACCACACAAGAGACACGATTGCTCAGAGTCTCCACAAGCCAACCGCATCTTGTTTTGACGGTGCCCAGAGGAAGGTCTGTAGCCTTATGGAGAACGATGCGTATCCTCGGTTCATTCAGTCTGACTACTACAAGGACCTGTGTGCTGGTAGCAGGGGCTTAGGAAAACATAAAAGAACTTGAGACTGACTGACTCAGACTCCACAAAAATGTACTCTGGCAATCCAATTCTCTGCTATTCTCTTGAAGTGTGCACTTGACTTGAACACTCCCTCACATGGAATGGTTCACCTGATAAACAACCGACGAACGCTACTGACTTCAAGTGTCTGTGTTATTTGTATATATTGATGGTGATGTATATTTGTAAACTTGTaatatttaatatttaataattccATTGTAAGTTGTACTTGTATTTCAGCTTGTTGCTATAACGATTTAttgtacatttaaaaataaacataTTCATGGATTTAGCGATGTGAAAATTCCTCCAGCCAATGATTACATCAATCCCATGTGTAAGGACAAGTACCCTTCTAGAGGAGAGAATCGGGGTGCGGCCTTAGTCCTCTTCATCCCCCTGTGACGCGTTGGGGCATCGACCATGGCTCTCCACCTACACTGCAGCAAGGTCTCATCTGATAACACAATCATAGCCAGATATTGCAGCCGAGATTCAATCAAtccatcaaatgtatttatagagcccttttaacatcagcagatgtcacaaagtgcttacacagaaacccagcctaaaacaccaaagaGCAAGCGATGCAGAAGCaaagtggctaggaaaaactcccttgaaaggcagaaacctaggaagaaacctgtgctgggtggagattataagagtacgcggccattaaggccagattgttttTCAAGATGTTCAAACCTTCATAGATGACCGGcacggtcaaataataatcaaagtggttatagagggtgaaacaggtcagcacctcagaagtaaatgtcagttggcttttcatagccaaacATTCAGAGGTTGAAACAGCAGGTGTAGtccagagagggatagagaaggtcGAAACAGCAGATCCGGGACatggtagcacgtctggtgaacaggtcagggttccgtagccgcaggcagaacagtagaAACTTGGatcagcagcacaaccaggtggactggagatGGGGAAAGCGAGGAGAAGTAAGGCCAGGTAGTCCCGAGGTATGGTTCTAGAGATAGAAATGGGaaaattagagggagcatatttAAGATCACACAGGAAGCCAGATAAGACAGGTGAATGACACCAAACAGGACAGACTCCCCCCTCCCCCTATACCCCCAGatagggccaaccaggcaggatataaccccatccactctgccaaagcacagcccccacaccacccgagggagacagcctacaggaagcaggtgagggccctggtggagtggtaccaggaaaataacctcaacgtcaacaaaatgaaggagctgatcgtggactttaggagacagcagagggagcacgcccctatccacatcgacaggactgcagtggagaaggtgaaaagctgacaatctgaaatggtccacccacacagtgtgatgaagaaggcacaacagagcctcttcaacctcaggaggctgcaGAAATTAGGTTTGGCccccaaacttttacagatgcacaattaaaAGCATCCTATTgggcctggtatggcaactgcactgcccacaaccccagggctctccagagggtggtgcggtctgcccaacacatcgCCGGGGGCAcactatctgccctccaggacacttacaATACCCAATGTCACAAGAAGGTCAAAAAGATCAtgaaggacatcaaccacccaagccacggcctgttcaccctgctatcatccagaaggcgaggtcagtacaggtgcatcaaagctgggaccgagagactgaaaaacagcttctatctcaaggccatcagactgttaattagccatcactagccggctaccacccggttactcaaccctgcaccttagaggctgttgccttatgtacatagacatggaatcactggtcaatttaataatggaacactagtcactgtaatgtttacatactgtatatactgtgtatatacagtatatttacatatatgtatatactgtattctactgtattttagtcaatgtctTTCCGACAATGCTCATCCTAAAATGtatatattccttaattccattcttttacttttagatttgtgtgtattggtgtgAGTTGTtaaatactactgcactgtttgagctagaaacacaagcatttcgctacacccgcaataacatctgctaaatatatgtatgtgaccaatacaatttgatttgattggatttgaacaGATCACCAACTAACTAGCCTGAGACAAGGCGGAGcctagcccacaaagatctcccccactgCACGAGCCCGAGGGGGATCCaaaccagacaggaagatcacgtcagtgactcaacccactcaagacGAGTATAGCGAGAGAAAAAGCCTTGCAAGATGTGATGCACACCTCCTAGGGACAACATGAGAGAGCACTaacaagccagtgactcagcccccgtaatagggtcagaggcagagaatcccagtggaggggTCACTCCAATGCCTTGCCGTTCATCTTCACACCCCTTGTTCCAGACTACAGTCAACCATAGGACCTACTGGAGAGATGAGtattcagtaaagacttaaaggttgagagcGAGTCTGCTTCTCTCACATGGATCGGCAGATCGGCAGATCggcattccataaaaattgagctctataggagaaagccctgccttcagctgtttgcttagaaattatagggacaatgagaaggcctgcatcttgtgactgtagcgtacgtgtaggtgtGTAAGGCAGGACCCAATcgtaaagataggtaggagcaagtttatgtaatgctttgtaggttaacagtaaaagcttgaaatcagcccttgccttaacaggaagctaGATGGAAAGGCTAACACGGGAGTAGTAGGATCAAATgtttgggttctagtcaagatGCTAGCAGACCGATTTAGCACTAGCTAAATagtagtttatttagtgctttatccgggtagctggagAGTAGAGAGTTGCAGTTGTCTAATcttgaagtgacaaaagcatggctTATTCAGAGATTTATCACACCCAAAAGTGACATAAGACCATTACTGATAACTAAATTGCAACCTTCCCAGTCGGCATATGCAAATGCTTTTGGATCAAATATAATTTATAGAGGAATATCACAAGAGGACATACCacatttattttattgtgttactatttttcttGTGTGCAAatgttcttactttttaactctgcattgttgggaaagggctagtaagtaagcatttcacgataaagtctacacctattgtattcaccgcatgtgacaaataaaattatatttgatTTCAGACTGCAACCGGACTGCAAATTGTTGTATATTTCATACATAGGCTACTACATACAAATGTACTGCACAAAACCTCTTGGTCATTAAACAATGATTATTGATTATGAAGCAAATGCCATGGTATTGTTCTTGTATGTATTAGCAGTACCGAATGCCAATTCATGCTTGCTGACTAAGTAGTCATTACAGTATCAATTAATTTTAATTGCACACATTTTAAATCAAGCAGCAGATAATAATCGGATCACTGTGCTAAATAGTCCCCCTTCGGTCCTAAaactgtcttctctgtgtgtccTCTTCCTGTTTCTGTCTTTAAAACCCATTgtgtaaggagagaggaaaatCCACTCTGCTTAAAACATACCATTTATAAGAATATAGTAAGCCTGATGGCAGCTTGAAGATAACAACACATTGTTAAGGTAATCAGTTTGCCTTCCATATTTTAGTCAACATTGTCCTCTGGTGGTATGAGAAATTGACCCATAAGAgaggttctactaagctatatggaattgttttaagaaggtcaaaCCAAGGATCCttttgctatttgatttagatttttaagaccccttgaagtattaaaaaaatatcacaaaaaaaaagtttttggtGGGGGGGGCTTACTGCTATTAGCCGATACaatcacattgaataacagattaatTACATGGAACAGATAGTCCCCCCAAATCTTTTCAAGGGAAATTCTTCTGAAGTGTCTATCCTATAGCTGAGAGATATACAGTAAGAAATATCAggattttgtattattattattttacatgCATTTAACCCTGTTACGCGGAGCGggtgaacccaagagcagactcagacgaggagactgggataaggtaaccaaggtatttattgaaaaaCAGGGGGAAGATGGGGTGCAGGGCAGGGAAAGCTTGGGCGGGTTGCAGGAAGCCAGgtgctgaggctggagcgaggggAGTTGGGGCtgggtaagcaggtccggagaGGAATCCAAGGAAGCAGTAGAATGGGGGGTCCAGGACAGGGTAGCAGGACTGATGAgacgtgggactggagacagggaccagagtcagagcggaCAGAACTGTAGCGGAGAGGAAAACCGTGTCAGGCAAGGGAAAACAGgcacaacacaaaaacaagatctaAGCAGGAACAAATGGCTAAAAACATAGACTGACTGAGCAAAGGTTATGATCTGGGAGCGTGaaagtggcagggctgagtatttgtagaggtcttgattatggaacaggttgcagctggtctccagcacacctgtctctgcccacacaatcacacacacacagagagagagagagagagagagagagagggagagtggcgGCAGGTTAGGGAGAAacaggatgagcagtagagggcGTGGTGTACGCAGATGTAACAAACCCCTTATTTTTAGCACTAAACATTTtccatatacagtatactgtacttccattcatttttctcAACTGGTACagggggaccttcagacgagtcttgtgggGCCTGTGGGGTTTACAAGGTTCAGAATCTGAGTTTAGTTAAGGCCCAGTTCTCCTTTTCATTTATGCATCTGGTTATGATTGATCCTGATTCTGTAATTCCCCTATTATGCAATCCAGGATACAATCAAACTGGTTGATATTAAGACAGTTTTTCCAATTTAGAATCATTCTGATCATGGGTCACATTCAGTAGCCAAATGTTGTCCAAAGTTGCAGATAGAAATACCATGAAtaccgtggtccttctgtggctcagttggtagagcatggcacttgtaacgccagggtagtgggttcgattcccgggaccacccatacgtagaatgtatgcacacatgactgtaagtcgctttggataaaagcgtcagctaaatggcatatatatgaaAAAAAAACAGCGTAATTCCTTGTCCTACAGGTGAGAGTTATGTTTATTCTAAAAGTTGCATCCTGCTGAACACACCCCAGATACTacggtgtagggttagttggtatagtggggagggtttaatgggtgtagggttagttggtatagtggggAGGTTTAATGGGTGTTGGTATAGtggggaggttttaatgggtgtagggttagttggtatagtggggaggtttaatgggtgtagggttagttggtatagtggggaggtttaatgggtgtagggttagttggtatagtggggagggtttaatgggtgtagggttagtttgTATAGTGGGGAGGTTTAATGGGTGTTGGTATAGTGGGGAGggtttaatgggtgtagggttagttggtatagtggggagggtttaatgggtgtagggttagttggtatagtggggAGGTTTAATGGGTGTAAGGTTAGTTGGTAGGGCAATTTGTCTTCCATTTCCCCCGTCCGTTTTCCCTTCCCTTTTGTGTCATAAAGTGTAATGAATTCACATTCCAGAACAGTAGGTGGAAACACAGGGCTAGTTAAGACAATGAGATGAATAGGGAGGCTGTGACTGGCCTCACATTCCAGAACAATAGGTGGAAACACAGGGCTAGTTAAAACAATGAGATGAATAGGGAGGCTGTGACTGGCCTCACATTCCAGAACAGTAGGTGGAAACACAGGGCTAGTTAAAACAATGAGATGAATAGGGAGGCTGTGACTGGCCTCACATTCCAGAACAGTAGGTGGAAACACAGGGCTAGTTAAGACAATGAGATGAATAGGGAGGCtgtgactggcctcacactccagtacagtaggtggcggctgTTGCGATCCGCAACAGCTGCTGCTATCTCACAGTCTCTGCTATCCAACAGTCTCTGCTATCTCACAGTCTCTGCTATCCCACAGTCTCTGCTATCCAACAGTCCCTGCTATCTCACAGTCTCTGCTATCTCACAGTCTCTGCTATCCCACAGTCTCTGCTATCCAACAGTCCCTGCTATCTCACAGTCTCTGCTATCTCACAGTCTCTGCTATCTCACAGTCTCTGCTATCCCACAGTCTCTGCTATCCAACAGTCCCTGCTATCTCACAGTCTCTGCTATCTCACAGTCTCTGCTATCCAACAGTCCCCTCTATCTCACAGTCCCTGCTATCCCACAGTCCCAGCAACCACTTTAGTTTGTCTAGTCATCATTACCACTGTTCGACATTGCAGCTGGCAGTGCAGGCGACAGCTGACTGACTTGATCTACAAAGAACCTTCCATCATAAAATAACTACTCActattatttgtagatcagttcCCCTACAAAGACATGCTAAACTTTGGGAATGTGGATTTTTTTTTGGCGCTCCAGTGCAGGACAACTGTTTTTCACAGCATTGCAACCACTTTTTAAAACATGAATTGATAATTTGacataattttattttttatattattttatttatgcCAGCATTTCTTTACAAAGTGTACACCAGTACTGGTATGATGAACGCTAATAAGCTATAGTGTAGGCTACATGTATAGAAATACACttttaataaaatacaaatatatgtCATTGAAATTACTCAATGGAGTCTACAAAACTTAAATTGGTCTATAGTGCTGGGTAACGGGTTATATACAGAGTGCTGGTGGTGACGACTCCACTCAATGCAATACAATACACTGCATATGAATTACATATTGGCTTAGAGagacaaatatatatattctatgTAACGATGTAGAAGAGGGGTTGGGAGTATTCAGTAAGGTCTACTAAATATGGTGTTATTTCATGGGACACTGAGTAATACGGAGTGTTGCTGGCCATTTACTACACCCATATTTTCCAATCAATCCCCTAGTAAAGTATAAAAGTGGAGAAAAGTGTATTTCATCCTCATATTGTGCTGATTTGGGACTTTAatggggcaatcagcagttgctacatctatttttggacttataaagtAATGATATGCACCCATTGAGTCTTGAATAATATAACTTATAAAGTAATGATATGCACCCATTGAGTCTTGAATAATATAACTTATAAAGTAATGATATGCACCCATTGAGTCTTGAATAATCTAACTTATAAAGTAATGATATGCACCCCTTGAGTCTTGAATAATATAACTAATAAAGTAATGATATGCACCCATTGAGTCTTGAATAATATAACTTATAAAGTAATGATATGCACCCATTGAGTCTTGAATAATATAACTTATAAACACCTCATTAGCTTATTTCAACTGTCATATCCCATCAGACCCCAAaacataagcttgttttactccaatgtttgtcaacaaagtacagtgcattcagggaTTATTCCCTTGATGTTTTCTACATTTTTAtacattacagccgtattctaaaattgattaaatgatcTTGTTCCCATCATCAATATGCatacaataccccaaaatgacaaagaaaaacagtTTTTATTTTTGCTAATaaaaaaaccctgaaatttcacatttacataagtattcagaccctttactcagtactttgttgaagcacctttgttgAAGTGATTACAGccacgagtcttcttgggtatgacgctacaagcttggcacacctgtatttggggagtttctcccattcttctctgcagatcctctcaagctctgtcaggttggatggggagcgttgctgcacagctattttcaggtctctccagagttcgttctcctgcgcctgacttccctgccaccagcacgcacccTTACAGTCAAGCCCTGCATTATGATAAAAAATCCACAGTAGGCTACATGGCCACTGTTAAattgtaacttaaagcgggtacatgGAAGTTGTACAGAATTCCCACAATGTTTGAGTTTGTGCTCTGTAATATTGTCAAcatactgacattttcaacctccccCTGTCTTTTACTGtagtgctcggtcctccttttcctgtagtccacaataatctcctttgtctttgatcacgttgagggagaagtgttccttttgtccatgtgggaaagggcagtgtggaatgcaatagagattgcatcatctgtggatctgtttgggcggtatgcaaattggagtgggtctagggtttctggaatagtggtgttgatgtgagccataaccaacctttcaaagcacttcatggctacgtaCGTGAGagctatgggtctgtagtcatttaggcaggttgcctttgtgttcgtgggcacagggactatgttggtctgcttgaaacatgttggtattacagactcaatcagggacatgttgaaaatgtcagtgaagacacctgccagttggtcaccacacgtcctggtaatccgtcttgcCCCatagccttgtgtatgttgacctgtttaaaggtcttactcacgtcggctacggagatcatgatcacacagtcgtccggaacagctgatgctctcgtgCATttctcagtgttgcttgcctcgaagcgaacaaaataatgttcatgttattttattttttataaatttattATTACATTTCCTTATGAGCCTATTAAAATCGACATGGATTAGAATTTAATTTATTTTGAACAAGGTCTTCACTTTGCAATGTCTTGAAATctggacttttattttgaaggtttCTCATTACATAAAAAAAGATGACGTCGTCGTTAGTGCCGCTAGCATAATTGTAGTCCGAGACTAGCCTTGAATAAATAGTATTCTGCCAGCAGCACAGACAACGACGTCAATTAGTATTGATATATTGAAATAAAAGCCTGCATTTCAAAACATTGCATAACTCATTCAAATAATATTAATGTTTAATCAATTGCCACTTGTATGGTGCCAACAACAAAATACAGAACAGTAATTTATGAAAACAAATATATGgttataaaaacatttttttttagatcAGTAATGAAAAAATACAATGTTGACACTGATATGTTAAGAATATTGGCCTGTAGAGAGAACATTTCTACCTGTCTCAGCTAAAGTGGGGTGGGAAATACTCAGTAGGGTCTCTACTAACCTTATATGTGTAGTTTTGGAGGGGGACTGTGTCGTACATACCCAGCAGTACTTTATTCTTCACCCCCTCCATAGCCCCCAATGCAATACAATTGATTGTAAGAAGGATACATAGAGCGAAAACCTTTCTACCTGTCGCAGCTGGGATATACTCAGTAGGGTCTCTACTAACCAAATATAGTTAGTTTCTTTATAAGCCAATATGTCATTAATATGCAGTGTCTTGCATTGCAGTGAATAGTGTGTGTTGAGTAAGGAGTCATCAGTATTCTGTATTCAACCCGTTGCTCAGCACGAgacccatttatttatttaacccttattttaccaggtaagttgactgagaacaccttctcatttacagcaacgatctgaggaatagttacaggggagaggagggggatgaatgagcctattgtaaactggggatgattaggtggccatgatggtacgaatgccagattgggaatttagcaaGGACACCATGGTTGACAACCGTACatttacaataagtgccatgggatctttagtgaccacagagagtcaggacacccatttaacgtctCATTCGAAAGACAGCACCCTTATACAGGGCAATGTTCCCAATTAATGCCCTGGGtcattgtgatttttttttttagactagagcaaagggtgcctcctactggccctccaacactacttccagcagcatctggtcttccATCCAGGGCCAACGCTGCTTAGctttcagaagcaagccagcagtgggatgcagagtGGGATGCTGCTCGCATTGAAGTTTGTCAATTTGAGCAATTCCAACAgcatatatttgtattttattaaacgtatttatataaatatatgtcAAATGATCCATGTATTACAATgctgtggagaaaaaaaaacgaTTTTCCAAAACTTTAGCGTGTCTTTGCAGAAGGTCTCTTATTTTGAAGGAGAAAATCAAgcgtgtgttcgtaaattcacacTGGCGTGCCAAGGTGTGTACATTCATTGTccgttcataaattcagagcacacactggacgctctggccgaggaggAGGGTTTgtccgagcgttctgacctcacaacggtaGTCAAGCACCCAAGTTAACTGGTTAAAGTTGGCTACCTtgccagctacttccagacataaatgagagaacacctcactctgaccattgtTCTCGCACTAGCAGCGCTGTTTAGGCTGTGTTCTTGTTGGTGACTATAACTGTGcagctggcaacaattgaattgttgttgttttttgccgacgtttactgatcatattcaacgggtgttgcgcgttcataaattcatcagttattcggCACCCTGTCACTCAGACGACAGCGCTCTGAATTCGGattagatagccagagtgaatttacgaacgcacccaaAAAGGGATCCTTGCGGTCTGCATAACATCCTGATGCTAGGAGAACGGTACTAGGGTTCCCCCAGTGACGCCCATACGACCTGAAAATCAACTATTAGCTACGTTATTAACTAGTCACAGGGTGTGTGGTAAGTGGAATAACTCATCTGTGTGATGTTTTTATCTTCAAAATAGAAACcgaaaaaaaaaatattctaaaTGTGTCCGTATCGCTAGGCCAGATAATACTGTGCAAACAGTGTGGCtaactacagctagctatcatCGCAGCCACATCACTAACTCTGGTCAATGTTGTTACGTGCGGTTTGCTCTTTCTGTTTTCCCCAATTTTGTTTAGTGACTGGCATACATTTTTCTTTTCGTTACTCACCAAAGTCACTAGCTATGTTACTGGAGTGCTGACAACTTCCTTTTTTTGTCGTTTCCCCAGAAATACCGGTAAACGTTATTGAACATTTAGTTTTCCTCCAGACTGTTGCTCGTTAAGACCGGTGGAGCCGGTGTCTCGGCTCGGAAACTGTTCCTCCATCCAGGGATGAGAAATGTGTCCCGTTATCTCCACTGTTAAAACTATACGTTTGAAAAATTACGGGAATTTATTTTAAACCTATTGGTTTAACAGTAATGGTACAACTGGGGAGTACAACTAATTCCCCACCCCTGGTTTGAGGTACGTTTCCCGAAGCCATAATTGAATAATATAAACATGAAAGTGTTGTCGGATCTGCTGGCCAGCGTCTGGAGCAGCAAAACTAATCCAGAACCGCTCTGACTGGGACTCGAGTTGGGTCGGCAGTGCttttctgttttgtttgtttgttgtaatGATAATTTAAATCGTTGTCATGCCCCATGGATGCTTGTAGTTATCTATTAGGAATGTAGCCAGCCAGCTAGTTTGTGTGATAattgttagctggctggctacaGTGTAGTAACTGACTAACGTGTTAGCCAACATAAACTGACATAACCAAATTAAGCAGCTGCCGTGCATAGCATTTGGTTGTTGTCTACAGTAGCTAGTTTCACAGCGGTATGACTGTTATTAGCTGGCTAGCCATACAAGGTCTACACTAAGTCAGCTAATAGGCTTTTGCGTAGTAACAACAAACAATGGCGTGCAAACAGACATTCGCCAAAAgccatttacatttttatttttttaatcaacaACTAATTCACCATTTGTCACCGAATCATCAACCTAGATAtgatttattctataaatgtctagCATACTTTTATAACCTTtttgttttgatttttttttaaatccagttTTTGATTTGTGGTCAAAGTTCTAACGAGTCTTCTACCCCATTAGAAGGGGCCTGGCATAACATTCTGCATCTTCAGTCATATTAAATTAGATTACAGGAAAAACGACGGGAGGAAGGGGTCAGGCCTGACTAACAAAGAAGACAGGTGGATGGATCAAGAGGACCAAGACAACCAAGAGGATCAACATGGGCATTCCACAGTGGAGATAAGGAAAACTAAGAGTGAACCATAACAAACacaactgttcaaaagtttggggtcacttagaaatgtccttgttttcaacagtgaagaggtgactgcTGGCCTTCTacgcagagttgcaaagaaaaagcaatttctcagactggccaataaaaataaaatattaagatgggcaaagaaCAGACACTAGACAGAAATATGGCTTATTCTTTGcagctctgcctagaaggcccgcatcccggagtcgtctcttcactgttgatgttgagactggtgttttgcggacattatttattgaagctgccagttgaggacttgtgaggagtctgtttctcaaac is part of the Oncorhynchus keta strain PuntledgeMale-10-30-2019 chromosome 15, Oket_V2, whole genome shotgun sequence genome and encodes:
- the LOC118372164 gene encoding regulator of G-protein signaling 21-like; the encoded protein is MDICCETASEDLDKTKGLLHKPWKSRLHNFLNSPSPHSRKKLHRQSVNEAKQWGHSLEKLLNHKCGQVAFRVFLKSEFCEENLEFWLACEEFKSITSPEKLAWKATSIYEEFIQSDSRMEVNVDYHTRDTIAQSLHKPTASCFDGAQRKVCSLMENDAYPRFIQSDYYKDLCAGSRGLGKHKRT